ACGAATTGATTGCTCACTCCGCGGTTCCACCCTAATTGATACAACTTGTATCCTCTTAGTTTTTATTGCTCAAAAGCGCCTTTCATCCGTTACTTGTCCTAGTTCACACTATCCTAGAATCACTGTATTCAAGCCAATCAAATTACTCTTCTTTCTCAATGCAATTATTATGTTTTAAAATCACTTGAAGTATATCATATGTTTCATCAAGACGTCAACCCGATAAAGTAAGACTATTGAATAATTTTATTCAAGTAGGCTTTTTACATATGCTTCGGTTCCATTTTCTGTTATCTGTTGAAGCGCTTGCTTATGAGGATAGGCTTCAACTGCTCCTACGGATTGCTCTAGTGCACCAAACATTCGAAGTATTCGGCTATGGGCATATTGATCGGTTTCAGATAATCCCTCCATTTGCTTTAGCTCAACTTGAACTTCTCCTAAACGTTGAACAATTTGAGCATACTCTTCATCCGAACGCTCCATCGCATTTGAGCTATCCATTAGGCTACTATAGTTCATAAGGTCTCCATACTTCGCCATGATTGCTTCAAGCTGATGATTGTATGTATTTGTTGTGACTTGACCTGCTTCTATGAATCCAGTCAGTTCATTTACTGCTGTCTCAAATTCCGACAAAGCCACTTGACTTTTCAAAAGCATATAATGATAATCTAGCAGTTCAATAAAGAGTTTTACACGCTTTTCATGTTCCTTATTCATATCTTCCATGACTTGACGATGTATATTGGAAAACTCAAGCTCCAGTGTATCAAAATCTTTGTCTAAGGATTGAACAAATTCCGGATAATTCTCCATGGATATGTTGGCTTCAAAAAAATCGCGTTCTTTTGAAATAGCGCTTGCCAATTCTTCGATAAGTACTTCCATCATTTGTGATGTTCTAGACGCCCTTGTAGCTTCTTGATTCCAAAAAAATCCGATGACGCCTAATCCTATTAATATAACACTGACTATCAGAATAATTGTCGTTTGTTTTTTCATAATTTATCCTTCGTCATCTAGTAATCCAACAAAATCAAGAGATTTATAGTTACCGCCAATATAATAGTTAAAATATCGATCAATCACCCTTGTGATTTCTTCGAAACGCTGTTGCTCAATCCTAAAATGATATAATCGTCCAATCTTAACCCGTTGCATAAAGCCCAAGATTGCAAGGGCTTCTTGGGATATACCTGTCGCATCTTGCGACAAATCTGGTTCAAAACCTAAAGTTGAAAGTGAACGAAATTCAAAGACGCGTCGAATCACTTCTGGTGTTTGGGTTTTCTTTTTTAGCGCTGTAAGGGTTGCATACAGCAATCTTAATAATTCTTTATTTGGATCCATTTCTTGAATAACCTGTCCACACACTTCTAAAAAATAAAGCCCATAATATAAACTTTTTAAATCTTCCCTTAGACTATAAAAGGTCTCCGTGATATCAACTTGCTTTAAGGTATAGCTGTTTTTTCCTTCATATAAATGAAATTCCCCAAAAACAAAGGGTTGCGTTCCTGCTAATAGGCTACTTTTAGAGCGTTTAGCACCATTAGCAAAAACAACCATTTTCCCATAATCAATCGAAAAAAGCAAAATGCGCTTATCTTGTTCTTTTATGGGCATCTCATGCAGTACGATCCCTTTTGTTTTAATCAGCGTTGGCATGTACTCACCTCAATACTTTATATTGTCTATATTATGAAACCAACTTTTTTCTTTACTTTTCGAAGTGTCTTTTCTGCTAAATAGGATGCACGTTCACTATTGGTTCGAATGATATCATCAATATATTTTTTATCGTTCATCAATCGGTGAAATTCATCTTGGATTGGTTTTAATTCATTAATTGTTACTTCTGCAACGCTCTCTTTTAATTGTCCGTAATTTTTCCCTTCAAAAAAGGCCAATGCTTGTTCAACACTTTCACCTGTTCC
This sequence is a window from Vallitaleaceae bacterium 9-2. Protein-coding genes within it:
- the recO gene encoding DNA repair protein RecO, with the protein product MPTLIKTKGIVLHEMPIKEQDKRILLFSIDYGKMVVFANGAKRSKSSLLAGTQPFVFGEFHLYEGKNSYTLKQVDITETFYSLREDLKSLYYGLYFLEVCGQVIQEMDPNKELLRLLYATLTALKKKTQTPEVIRRVFEFRSLSTLGFEPDLSQDATGISQEALAILGFMQRVKIGRLYHFRIEQQRFEEITRVIDRYFNYYIGGNYKSLDFVGLLDDEG